A single region of the Maniola jurtina chromosome 6, ilManJurt1.1, whole genome shotgun sequence genome encodes:
- the LOC123865872 gene encoding uncharacterized protein LOC123865872, which translates to MKESLKVLRALLINCLIVVNMPPKYSQHYRSEWEQMLDFKDWLQPVKDDTTKAYLEETLKAVKPSLIDIAKEFRLDASTMDRLMSQWRNIVHIKWERTSSTVEFWNEVIDYKDAAGNNPFADLSQLAISLLSLPHSNAEIERVFSQMNIVKSKLRNRLSIKTLNAILYVRFGLKRAGKCCYSYTVPDNVLRSIGTKESYSLENKASTSTCTSAAEPADEDEDINILFSNIVD; encoded by the exons ATGAaagaaagtttaaaagttttacgtgcattattaattaattgcttaatagTCGTTAATATGCCGCCTAAATACAGTCAGCATTACCGGTCTGAGTGGGAGCAAATGCTGGATTTCAAGGATTGGTTACAGCCTGTCAAAGATGATACGACGAAGGCCTATT TAGAAGAAACTTTAAAAGCAGTCAAGCCTTCTCTAATCGATATTGCAAAAGAATTCCGACTGGATGCATCTACAATGGATAGGCTCATGTCTCAATGGAGAAACATAGTGCACATTAAATGGGAACGCACATCTTCCACTGTAGAATTCTGGAATGAAGTAATTGATTACAAAGATGCAGCTGGTAATAACCCCTTTGCAGATTTATCTCAGTTAGCAATATCATTATTATCACTACCTCATTCCAACGCAGAAATTGAACGCGTTTTCAGCCAAATGAATATAGTCAAATCTAAACTTCGCAACCGTTTGTCGATAAAAACTTTAAATGCCATTCTATACGTCAGATTCGGCCTAAAGAGGGCAGGGAAATGCTGCTATTCTTACACAGTTCCGGATAACGTACTGCGCTCTATAGGTACCAAGGAGAGTTATAGTCTTGAGAATAAGGCTTCCACGTCTACATGCACATCAGCTGCCGAGCCTGCCGATGAAGACGAagatattaacattttatttagtaaCATAGTCGATTAA